A portion of the bacterium genome contains these proteins:
- a CDS encoding beta-hydroxyacyl-ACP dehydratase, producing MRFFFVDRVDEIQPGKLATGIKNITYNEDFLEDHFPDHPIYPGTLVIEALAQLGGFLVECTFNVSQENLRRAVLAQVEKAKFYDPVTPGDQLQLRCELISTLEGAAHVRAEARRKEQRAVSAVLTYVLWRVDSEKVHEQRRNLYKQWTQHLKLDFPIR from the coding sequence ATGAGATTTTTCTTTGTTGATCGCGTAGACGAAATCCAGCCCGGCAAGCTGGCCACAGGCATCAAAAACATCACCTACAACGAAGACTTCCTTGAAGATCATTTTCCCGATCACCCGATTTATCCCGGCACTCTGGTGATCGAAGCGCTTGCACAGCTTGGCGGCTTCCTTGTGGAGTGCACCTTCAATGTGTCGCAAGAAAATTTGCGACGAGCTGTTTTAGCGCAGGTGGAAAAAGCAAAATTCTATGACCCGGTTACGCCTGGAGATCAGCTGCAGTTGCGGTGCGAGCTGATTTCCACACTGGAAGGGGCCGCGCACGTGCGAGCAGAAGCTCGCAGAAAGGAGCAAAGGGCCGTCAGCGCTGTGCTCACCTACGTACTCTGGCGCGTGGACTCCGAAAAAGTTCATGAACAACGAAGGAACCTGTACAAACAATGGACGCAGCATTTGAAACTCGACTTTCCCATCCGCTGA